From the Oncorhynchus nerka isolate Pitt River linkage group LG20, Oner_Uvic_2.0, whole genome shotgun sequence genome, one window contains:
- the LOC115117659 gene encoding G-protein coupled receptor 37-like 1 produces MIEQATVLVNRITDLPMGLQPQDAERDKFPKLQHPTTDWATSSSLLNELLLRGSHFDIVSCSDQSWEVLEFKRKATFQATALKMIPSISLVVLLTVWASDAKKFPQTNSASLEKDMLNLDIQVIQSHGYDNEDVKGLEWDKHHKRAPRGADDEDTGAGEPQSTFSRSYENEFTSPRATQFSSSTLETGANTASTLETGANTDSTLETGANTDSTLETGANTASTLGPGANTDSTLDTGANTDSTLNTGANTDSTLDTGANTDSFLDTGVNTASTLDTRATGANTDVDQGNSSTTGRWITNIHNPLYPVTDSSYTAYAVMFLSLVVFSVGIIGNLAVMCIVWHNYYMRSTWNYILASLAFWDFLVLCFCLPVVVFNELTNKRLLGDISCRAVPYMEVTSLGVTSFSLCALGIDRFNSTTCSQPKIRRVESCQSVLAKLLVIWLGSMVLAAPELLLWQLSQAVSPATEAVVDSCTMNPTSNLPESIYTLVINYHECRMWWYFGCYFCLPVVFTLLCQLATCHVSHDGIPRRLEEGSPSKKQKIQHSQQVERQLNCTVMALAVVYGVCALPENMCNIVLAYTAMPISDDTATLLALINQFSLFFKSSVTPVLLLCLCKSLSQAFMDCCCCCCEECQPSGSHSPGTEAKLKSTNEMSSSIFFDKAKDSSTILSISGSS; encoded by the exons ATGATTGAGCAGGCAACGGTACTTGTTAACAGAATCACAGACCTGCCTATGGGACTGCAGCCACAGGACGCAGAGAGAGACAAGTTCCCCAAGCTTCAGCATCCCACCACAGATTGGGCAACTTCTTCTTCTCTACTAAATGAACTTCTGCTGAGGGGGTCTCATTTTGACATCGTCTCCTGCAGTGATCAAAGCTGGGAAGTTCTGGAATTTAAAAGAAAAGCTACTTTTCAGGCTACTGCTCTCAAGATGATTCCCTCTATTTCACTGGTGGTACTATTGACTGTGTGGGCTTCCGATGCCAAAAAATTTCCACAGACAAACAGTGCATCTCTTGAAAAGGATATGTTAAATCTCGACATTCAAGTCATTCAAAGCCATGGTTATGACAATGAGGATGTGAAAGGACTGGAATGGGACAAGCACCACAAGAGAGCACCGCGGGGTGCAGACGACGAGGACACAGGCGCAGGTGAACCTCAGTCTACCTTCTCACGATCTTATGAGAACGAGTTCACCTCACCCAGAGCTACCCAGTTCTCTAGCTCAACCCTGGAAACTGGGGCCAACACAGCCTCAACCCTGGAAACTGGGGCCAACACAGACTCAACCCTGGAAACTGGGGCCAACACAGACTCAACCCTGGAAACTGGGGCCAACACAGCCTCAACCCTGGGACCTGGGGCCAACACAGACTCAACCCTGGACACTGGGGCCAACACAGACTCAACTCTGAACACTGGGGCCAACACAGACTCAACTCTGGACACTGGGGCCAACACAGACTCATTCCTGGACACTGGGGTCAACACAGCCTCAACCCTGGACACTAGGGCCACTGGGGCCAACACAGACGTGGATCAGGGCAACAGCAGCACTACAGGAAGGTGGATCACCAACATCCACAACCCTCTGTACCCAGTGACTGACAGTTCCTACACTGCCTACGCTGTCATGTTCCTGTCCCTGGTGGTGTTCTCTGTGGGGATTATAGGGAACCTGGCTGTGATGTGCATCGTCTGGCACAACTACTACATGAGGAGTACCTGGAACTACATCCTGGCCAGCCTGGCTTTCTGGGACTTCCTGGTGCTCTGCTTCTGTTTACCTGTGGTGGTCTTCAATGAGCTCACCAATAAGAGGCTGCTGGGGGACATCTCATGCAGAGCGGTACCATATATGGAG GTGACCTCCCTAGGGGTGACATCCTTCAGCCTGTGTGCCCTGGGTATTGACCGCTTCAACTCTACCACCTGCTCCCAGCCCAAAATCCGTCGAGTGGAGAGCTGCCAGTCCGTCCTGGCCAAGCTGCTGGTCATATGGCTGGGCTCCATGGTGCTGGCTGCACCAGAGCTGCTCCTGTGGCAGCTCAGCCAGGCCGTGTCTCCAGCCACAGAGGCTGTGGTGGACTCCTGCACCATGAACCCCACCTCCAACCTCCCCGAGTCCATCTACACCCTGGTCATCAACTACCACGAGTGCCGCATGTGGTGGTACTTTGGTTGCTACTTCTGCCTGCCCGTGGTCTTCACCCTGCTGTGCCAGCTGGCCACCTGCCACGTGTCCCATGACGGTATCCCCCGGCGCCTAGAGGAAGGCTCCCCCTCCAAGAAGCAGAAGATACAGCACAGTCAACAGGTGGAGCGCCAGCTCAACTGCACCGTGATGGCTCTGGCCGTGGTCTACGGCGTCTGCGCCCTGCCGGAGAACATGTGCAACATCGTCCTGGCCTACACCGCCATGCCCATCTCTGACGACACCGCCACCCTGCTGGCCCTCATCAACCAGTTCTCCCTGTTCTTCAAGTCGTCGGTGACGCCGGTGCTGCTGCTGTGCCTCTGTAAGTCTCTGAGCCAGGCCTTCATggactgttgctgctgctgctgtgaggAGTGCCAACCCAGTGGCTCCCATTCTCCTGGCACCGAGGCCAAACTCAAGAGCACCAACGAGATGTCCTCCTCCATCTTCTTTGACAAAGCCAAGGACAGCTCCACCATCCTGTCGATCAGCGGGTCCAGCTGA